A single region of the Insulibacter thermoxylanivorax genome encodes:
- the ispD gene encoding 2-C-methyl-D-erythritol 4-phosphate cytidylyltransferase, producing MKMKMGAVIVAAGQGSRMRSSISKQYLPLAGKPILIHTLSVFASHPEIAAITVVVPSGDEPMVREMAEQHGLGKIRHIVSGGAERQHSVLRGLETLRDEVDLVFVHDAVRPFVTHGMISAAGEEAARCGAAVPAVPVKDTIKIVGADGVVQTTPDRQSLWAVQTPQAFRISLLLKAYKQAGRDGFIGTDDASLVERLGHPVKIIMGDYNNIKITTPEDLEWAEHYLERQ from the coding sequence ATCAAGATGAAGATGGGAGCGGTGATCGTCGCTGCGGGACAAGGTTCCCGCATGCGTTCGTCAATTAGCAAACAGTATTTGCCGCTGGCCGGCAAACCGATATTGATCCATACCCTGTCCGTCTTTGCTTCGCATCCCGAGATCGCCGCGATCACAGTGGTCGTTCCCAGCGGGGACGAGCCCATGGTCCGGGAGATGGCAGAGCAGCATGGACTTGGCAAGATCCGACACATCGTCTCCGGGGGAGCGGAGCGGCAGCATTCGGTGCTGCGAGGGCTGGAGACGCTGCGGGATGAAGTGGATCTCGTCTTCGTCCACGATGCAGTGAGGCCTTTCGTCACCCATGGGATGATCTCGGCTGCGGGGGAAGAAGCAGCGCGCTGCGGCGCTGCTGTGCCGGCAGTTCCAGTTAAAGATACGATTAAGATCGTCGGTGCGGACGGGGTCGTACAGACGACCCCCGACCGGCAAAGCTTGTGGGCTGTTCAGACGCCGCAAGCTTTTCGCATTTCTCTGCTGCTAAAGGCTTATAAGCAAGCCGGCCGGGACGGCTTCATCGGCACGGACGATGCATCCTTGGTGGAGCGTTTGGGTCATCCGGTGAAGATCATCATGGGGGATTATAACAACATCAAGATCACGACACCGGAGGATCTGGAGTGGGCGGAGCATTATCTTGAGCGTCAGTAA
- the disA gene encoding DNA integrity scanning diadenylate cyclase DisA: protein MREEENRDLMSDLLKLVAPGTPFREGLENVLRAKTGALIVVGYSPEVMEIVDGGFSINCDFSPSYLYELAKMDGAIILSEDLKRILYANTQLIPDSSIPSTETGIRHRTAERVAKQTGRLVVSISQRRNVITLYQGNLRYSLKDIGVILTKANQAIQTLEKNKAVLDQAFINLSAAEIEELVTLQDVTNVIQRLEMVLRVKSEIKRYINELGSEGRLISMQLEELVAGLDQESVLLLKDYSRDYSDEKIREIQAAIRKLSSDELLESSQIVRLLGYPAGGTVLDEPISPRGFRIMHKIPRLPSLIVSNLVRRFEYLPHILMATIEELDEVDGIGEVRARAIKDGLKRIQQQVFIDRHI, encoded by the coding sequence ATGAGAGAAGAAGAGAATCGTGATCTGATGAGCGACCTCCTGAAATTGGTGGCGCCCGGTACACCGTTTCGCGAGGGGCTGGAGAATGTTCTGCGCGCCAAAACAGGTGCCCTGATCGTCGTCGGCTATAGTCCGGAAGTGATGGAGATCGTCGACGGCGGGTTCTCGATCAACTGCGATTTCAGTCCGAGCTACCTGTATGAGCTGGCCAAGATGGACGGCGCGATCATCTTAAGCGAGGATCTTAAGCGGATTTTATATGCCAATACCCAGCTGATCCCTGATTCATCGATTCCGTCTACGGAGACGGGGATCAGACATCGTACGGCGGAGCGGGTAGCGAAGCAGACCGGCCGGCTCGTCGTATCGATCTCGCAGCGGCGCAATGTGATCACGCTGTATCAAGGCAATCTGCGATATTCGCTGAAGGATATCGGCGTGATCTTGACGAAGGCGAACCAGGCAATCCAGACCCTGGAGAAAAATAAAGCCGTGCTGGATCAAGCCTTCATCAATCTCTCTGCGGCGGAGATTGAAGAACTGGTCACGCTGCAGGATGTGACGAACGTGATCCAGCGCTTGGAGATGGTGCTGCGCGTGAAGTCGGAGATCAAGCGCTATATCAACGAGCTCGGCAGTGAAGGGCGCTTGATTAGCATGCAGCTCGAGGAATTGGTCGCCGGACTCGACCAGGAGTCGGTTCTGCTGCTCAAGGATTACAGCCGCGATTACAGCGACGAGAAGATCCGGGAGATCCAAGCAGCCATCAGGAAACTGTCCTCCGATGAACTGTTGGAGAGCAGCCAGATCGTCCGTCTACTCGGTTATCCGGCCGGCGGCACGGTCCTGGATGAACCGATCTCGCCCCGCGGTTTCCGAATCATGCACAAGATCCCCCGCTTGCCTTCGCTCATCGTGTCCAATCTTGTCAGACGTTTCGAATATCTGCCGCACATCCTCATGGCAACGATCGAAGAGCTGGATGAGGTCGACGGCATCGGTGAAGTGCGGGCACGGGCGATCAAAGACGGACTGAAGCGGATTCAGCAGCAAGTCTTTATCGACAGACATATCTAA
- the ispF gene encoding 2-C-methyl-D-erythritol 2,4-cyclodiphosphate synthase, whose amino-acid sequence MLRIGHGFDVHAFAEGRPCIIGGVTIPYERGLAGHSDADVLLHAITDAILGALGLGDIGTHFPDTDTAYKDADSAVLLKRVWEMAEERGYTLGNLDGTIIAQAPKMAPYIPQMRKRITELLSSEPERINIKATTTEKLGFTGRGEGIAAQAVVCLVKKDMLS is encoded by the coding sequence ATGCTGCGAATCGGTCACGGCTTCGATGTTCACGCCTTTGCGGAAGGACGTCCCTGCATCATCGGCGGCGTCACCATACCCTATGAACGGGGACTTGCCGGGCATTCGGATGCAGATGTGCTGCTGCATGCGATCACGGATGCGATCCTCGGGGCGCTTGGGCTCGGGGATATCGGCACGCATTTTCCCGATACGGATACGGCTTACAAGGACGCCGACAGCGCTGTGCTTCTGAAGCGGGTGTGGGAGATGGCGGAGGAGCGCGGTTACACGCTGGGCAATCTGGATGGGACGATCATCGCCCAGGCGCCTAAGATGGCGCCGTATATCCCGCAGATGCGCAAGCGGATCACGGAGCTCTTAAGCAGTGAGCCGGAGCGCATCAATATCAAGGCGACGACAACGGAGAAGTTAGGTTTTACGGGGCGCGGCGAGGGCATTGCGGCGC
- a CDS encoding PIN/TRAM domain-containing protein codes for MSMKVRIALLVIGGLFGYQLSLLSNGTLFGYAETIFGSYQWRSEVWWFMGFGMLAALTAGPVISKAVIKRWKQWEQRISELPVTGLFIGLAGLFVGLLIAVMASVVLGGGPQGIIWLAGAAGLATIGYRIGLIKMKQIQELFAGKRDADSAPPEKVMNEHKILDTSVIIDGRIADICKTGFLDGTMVIPEFVLEELQHIADSSDLLKRNRGRRGLDILNKIQKELDVKVLIYEGDFEEISEVDSKLVRLAKVLQGKVVTNDYNLNKVCELQGVSVLNINDLANAVKPVVLPGEEILVQVIKDGKEHGQGVAYLDDGTMIVVEGGRDYIGMNIEVLVTSVLQTSAGRMIFAKPKLLEKAL; via the coding sequence ATGTCTATGAAAGTTCGAATCGCTCTTCTGGTCATCGGAGGGCTGTTCGGCTATCAACTGAGTTTGTTATCAAACGGCACTTTATTCGGATACGCAGAGACCATATTCGGCAGCTATCAATGGCGGAGTGAGGTATGGTGGTTCATGGGTTTCGGTATGTTGGCGGCGCTGACCGCCGGGCCGGTGATCAGCAAAGCCGTAATAAAGCGGTGGAAGCAGTGGGAGCAGCGCATCTCTGAGCTTCCCGTGACGGGTCTGTTCATCGGACTTGCGGGGCTCTTCGTCGGCTTGTTGATCGCGGTGATGGCTTCGGTCGTGCTGGGCGGCGGACCGCAGGGCATCATCTGGCTAGCCGGCGCTGCAGGATTGGCGACCATCGGCTACCGCATCGGGCTCATCAAGATGAAACAGATCCAGGAGTTGTTTGCAGGGAAACGTGATGCAGATAGCGCGCCGCCTGAGAAGGTGATGAATGAGCATAAGATTCTCGATACGAGCGTCATCATCGACGGCAGGATCGCCGATATCTGCAAGACCGGATTCCTTGACGGAACGATGGTGATTCCGGAGTTTGTATTGGAAGAGCTGCAGCATATCGCGGATTCTTCCGATTTGCTCAAGCGCAACCGCGGCCGCAGGGGGCTGGACATCCTCAACAAGATTCAGAAGGAGCTGGACGTAAAAGTTCTGATCTATGAGGGGGATTTTGAAGAGATCTCCGAGGTGGACAGCAAGCTGGTGCGGCTGGCTAAGGTGCTGCAGGGGAAAGTGGTAACCAACGATTATAACCTTAACAAAGTCTGCGAATTGCAAGGCGTATCCGTCTTGAATATCAATGATCTGGCCAACGCGGTGAAACCGGTCGTCCTGCCGGGAGAAGAGATCCTGGTGCAGGTGATCAAGGATGGGAAGGAGCACGGACAAGGCGTCGCCTATCTCGATGACGGCACGATGATCGTCGTCGAAGGCGGCCGCGACTATATCGGCATGAATATCGAAGTGCTTGTGACGAGCGTACTGCAGACCTCAGCGGGCAGGATGATCTTCGCTAAACCGAAATTATTGGAAAAAGCCCTGTAA
- the radA gene encoding DNA repair protein RadA, with amino-acid sequence MSKIKSKFVCNECGYETPKWMGKCPGCHAWNTMTEHVERAGKRRGGLGGRNAAIPVQEKPRPIHEVESASDPRIRTKIVELDRVLGGGIVPGSLTLVGGDPGIGKSTLLLQTSHMLAEQGLKVLYISGEESARQTKLRADRLGISSPNLYVLCETDLELMQASIDELKPDLLIVDSIQTVYLPQLESAPGSVSQVRECTSHFMRIAKVSGIATILVGHVTKEGAIAGPRLLEHMVDTVLYFEGDRHHTYRMLRAVKNRFGSTNEMGIFEMSESGLREVVNPSEIFLSERPRGVSGSVVVASMEGTRPVLVELQALVAKTSFPSPRRTATGVDHNRLVLIMAVLEKRLGLYMQHYDAYINVAGGLKLDEPAVDLAIAISLVSSFRDIPADSGDVVFGEVGLTGEVRAVSRVEQRVKEAEKLGFRRVIVPQKSLKGWQPPKGIEVIGVQTVQEALAVVLGEGE; translated from the coding sequence ATGAGCAAAATAAAATCGAAATTTGTCTGTAATGAGTGCGGGTATGAAACGCCAAAGTGGATGGGGAAATGCCCGGGCTGTCATGCCTGGAATACGATGACAGAACATGTCGAACGAGCTGGCAAGCGCAGAGGAGGGCTCGGCGGGCGAAACGCCGCGATTCCCGTTCAGGAGAAACCGCGGCCGATTCACGAAGTAGAGAGCGCAAGCGATCCGCGAATCCGCACCAAGATCGTTGAACTGGACCGCGTGCTCGGCGGAGGGATCGTTCCGGGGTCGCTTACCCTGGTCGGCGGTGATCCCGGAATCGGCAAGTCCACGCTCTTGCTGCAAACTTCGCATATGCTTGCAGAGCAGGGACTTAAAGTGCTGTATATATCCGGTGAGGAGTCCGCGAGACAGACGAAGCTGCGGGCAGATCGGCTGGGAATCTCATCGCCGAACCTCTACGTGCTTTGTGAGACGGATCTGGAGCTGATGCAGGCATCGATCGATGAGCTTAAGCCTGATCTGCTCATCGTAGACTCGATCCAGACCGTCTACTTGCCGCAATTGGAATCTGCGCCGGGCAGCGTCTCGCAAGTACGCGAATGTACAAGTCACTTTATGCGCATCGCTAAAGTAAGCGGCATCGCTACGATCCTGGTCGGTCATGTCACGAAGGAAGGGGCGATCGCAGGTCCGCGCCTATTGGAACATATGGTGGATACGGTGCTTTATTTTGAGGGGGACAGACATCATACCTATCGCATGCTGCGCGCCGTGAAGAACCGTTTCGGTTCGACCAATGAGATGGGGATCTTCGAGATGAGCGAATCGGGGCTGCGAGAAGTCGTGAACCCGAGCGAGATCTTCCTGTCGGAGAGACCTCGAGGAGTGTCCGGTTCCGTTGTCGTCGCCAGCATGGAGGGCACCCGCCCAGTGCTCGTTGAACTGCAAGCGCTGGTTGCGAAGACCTCCTTCCCAAGTCCGCGCCGCACGGCAACGGGCGTCGATCATAACCGTCTGGTCTTGATCATGGCGGTGCTGGAGAAACGCCTGGGTCTGTATATGCAGCATTACGATGCTTATATCAATGTGGCGGGCGGTCTGAAGCTGGATGAGCCGGCCGTCGACCTGGCGATCGCTATCAGCCTTGTATCCAGCTTCCGCGATATACCGGCGGATTCCGGCGATGTGGTCTTCGGCGAGGTCGGTCTAACCGGTGAGGTGCGCGCAGTGTCGCGAGTCGAACAGCGCGTGAAAGAGGCGGAGAAGCTGGGCTTTCGTAGGGTGATCGTTCCGCAGAAGAGCCTCAAAGGGTGGCAGCCCCCCAAGGGCATAGAAGTTATCGGAGTACAAACGGTACAGGAAGCATTGGCCGTTGTATTAGGCGAGGGGGAATAA